A section of the Devosia rhizoryzae genome encodes:
- a CDS encoding ABC transporter ATP-binding protein, with the protein MSDIVLKEVSKSYGAVSVLDKVSMHISSGEFIVFLGPSGCGKSTLLRMIAGLEEVTGGEIHLGGQRVDQLPPNERGVAMVFQNYALYPHMTVRNNMSFGLQNVGTPKEEITRRVEDAARMLEITQLLDRKPAQLSGGQRQRVAIGRAIVRDPKAFLLDEPLSNLDAGLRVRTRLELAQLHNRIKATMIFVTHDQTEAMTLASRIVVMNNKRIEQIGTPMEVYSRPATRFVASFVGSPAMNFLPVSAVGEGGAGATFAFSGQSPVQTAVPLSGLPRDNLTLGIRAEATHVDPNGAIEGVVDVVERLGERTLVYTKLSDGSTLVAEDKGISAVQAGDTIRIALDGNAAMVFDATGKAYHAAR; encoded by the coding sequence ATGTCCGATATCGTCCTCAAAGAGGTCAGCAAGTCCTATGGCGCAGTCAGCGTTCTGGACAAGGTCTCGATGCATATCTCTTCGGGCGAGTTCATTGTCTTCCTTGGCCCCTCTGGCTGCGGCAAGTCCACGCTCCTGCGCATGATTGCCGGCCTCGAGGAAGTCACCGGCGGCGAAATTCACCTCGGCGGCCAGCGCGTCGACCAGCTCCCGCCCAATGAGCGCGGCGTCGCCATGGTGTTCCAGAACTACGCGCTTTATCCGCACATGACCGTGCGCAACAACATGTCCTTCGGCCTTCAGAATGTCGGCACGCCCAAGGAAGAAATCACCCGTCGCGTGGAAGACGCCGCGCGCATGCTCGAAATCACCCAGCTGCTCGATCGCAAGCCCGCCCAGCTTTCCGGCGGCCAGCGGCAGCGCGTCGCCATCGGCCGCGCCATCGTCCGCGATCCCAAGGCCTTCCTCCTTGACGAGCCGCTGTCCAATCTCGATGCCGGCCTCCGCGTCCGCACCCGCCTCGAACTGGCGCAACTGCACAATCGTATCAAGGCGACGATGATCTTCGTCACCCATGACCAGACAGAGGCCATGACGCTCGCCTCGCGTATCGTCGTCATGAACAACAAGCGCATCGAACAGATCGGTACGCCGATGGAAGTCTATTCCCGTCCGGCGACGCGCTTCGTTGCAAGCTTCGTCGGCTCGCCCGCCATGAACTTCCTGCCGGTCTCGGCGGTGGGCGAGGGCGGCGCTGGAGCGACATTCGCCTTCTCTGGCCAGTCGCCGGTGCAGACCGCCGTTCCTCTTTCCGGCTTGCCGCGCGATAATCTCACCCTGGGCATACGTGCCGAGGCCACCCATGTCGATCCCAATGGCGCCATCGAAGGCGTGGTCGACGTGGTCGAGCGCCTTGGCGAACGCACTCTCGTTTACACAAAGCTGTCCGACGGCTCGACGCTGGTCGCCGAGGACAAGGGCATAAGCGCGGTTCAGGCCGGCGACACGATCCGCATTGCCCTCGATGGCAATGCCGCCATGGTCTTTGATGCGACCGGCAAGGCATATCACGCGGCCCGCTAG
- a CDS encoding glycoside hydrolase family 2 protein, with protein sequence MTTTASPLAPNPQFRRDSWIDLCGTWGFAHDDDNQGIKQAWWNKRDAFNREIVVPFPPESELSGLRETGFHPVIWYHRTFTTPQVSPGEKLMLNFGAVDYAATVWVNGHCVGTHEGGHVPFALDITHALGEGEQTIVLRAEDPPEDVRIPRGKQDWLEAPHSIWYYRTSGIWQPVWLSVVPDLHLTDIHFIPDVANYRVRGDFRLNTMPTEPVALTVKLSAQGKLLAQQTMMVADSELRFEIALPQLENGVHRDVLLWTPERPNLIDVEIVLEGPQPDRVHSYLGMRSVGAGGQRFLLNGLPYYLRMVLGQNYWPESHLAAPSPEALKREVELIKEMGFNGVRIHQKIEDPRFLYWCDVLGLIVWEEMPSAYSFSNSAIERLSKEWMAAIRRDKSHPCIVAWVPLNESWGVSQIADRPDQQHYASALYHLTKALDPSRPAISNDGWELVESDIWSIHDYAPDGAGLKSRFHEPADIEAMLRGMGPARRRIVLNDLPIGDKPVMLTEFGGLSYLPKQGEKWHGYSTVDNAEDFEHRLRDIFTAIAAMPHIAGYCYTQVTDTEQETNGLLTAAREPKLPLETLRDITTLAAASVPHEQIDSARKKARAAAQDAEPIL encoded by the coding sequence TTGACCACCACCGCTTCTCCGCTCGCCCCCAATCCGCAGTTTCGTCGCGACTCCTGGATCGACCTTTGCGGCACCTGGGGCTTTGCCCATGACGACGACAATCAGGGCATCAAGCAAGCCTGGTGGAACAAGCGCGACGCCTTTAACCGCGAGATCGTGGTCCCCTTTCCCCCTGAAAGCGAGCTTTCGGGCCTCCGCGAAACCGGCTTCCACCCGGTCATCTGGTACCACCGCACCTTCACCACGCCGCAGGTTTCCCCCGGCGAAAAATTGATGCTCAATTTCGGCGCCGTCGACTATGCGGCCACGGTTTGGGTCAACGGCCACTGCGTCGGCACCCATGAAGGCGGCCACGTGCCCTTCGCCCTAGACATCACACATGCCCTTGGCGAAGGCGAGCAGACGATCGTCCTTCGCGCTGAAGATCCGCCCGAGGACGTCCGCATTCCGCGCGGCAAGCAGGACTGGCTCGAGGCGCCCCATTCGATCTGGTATTATCGCACCAGCGGCATCTGGCAGCCGGTATGGCTGAGCGTCGTGCCCGATCTGCATCTGACCGACATTCATTTCATCCCCGATGTCGCCAATTACCGCGTGCGTGGCGATTTCCGCCTCAACACCATGCCCACCGAGCCTGTCGCGCTCACCGTCAAGCTCTCCGCCCAGGGCAAGCTCTTGGCCCAGCAGACCATGATGGTGGCCGATAGCGAGCTGCGCTTCGAAATCGCCCTGCCACAGCTCGAAAACGGTGTGCATCGCGACGTTCTCCTGTGGACGCCGGAGCGCCCCAACCTCATCGATGTCGAGATCGTCCTCGAAGGTCCGCAGCCCGACCGCGTCCACTCCTATCTCGGCATGCGCAGCGTCGGCGCCGGGGGCCAGCGCTTCCTCCTCAACGGCCTGCCCTATTACCTGCGCATGGTGCTGGGCCAGAACTATTGGCCCGAGTCCCACCTCGCCGCACCGAGCCCCGAAGCCCTCAAGCGCGAAGTCGAGCTCATCAAGGAAATGGGCTTCAACGGCGTCCGCATCCACCAAAAGATCGAAGACCCCCGCTTCCTCTACTGGTGCGACGTCCTGGGCCTCATCGTCTGGGAAGAAATGCCCAGCGCTTATAGCTTCTCCAACTCGGCCATCGAGCGCCTTTCCAAGGAATGGATGGCCGCCATCCGCCGCGACAAGAGCCATCCCTGCATCGTCGCCTGGGTGCCGCTCAACGAAAGCTGGGGCGTCTCGCAGATCGCCGATCGCCCTGACCAGCAGCACTATGCCAGCGCCCTTTATCACCTCACCAAAGCGCTCGACCCGAGCCGCCCCGCAATCTCCAATGATGGCTGGGAGCTGGTCGAAAGCGACATCTGGTCGATCCACGACTATGCCCCCGACGGGGCCGGCCTCAAGAGCCGCTTCCACGAACCGGCCGACATCGAAGCCATGCTGCGCGGCATGGGCCCGGCCCGCCGCCGCATCGTCCTCAACGACCTGCCGATCGGCGACAAGCCGGTGATGCTCACCGAATTCGGCGGCCTCAGCTACCTCCCCAAGCAGGGCGAGAAGTGGCACGGCTATTCGACGGTCGACAACGCCGAGGACTTCGAACACCGTCTGCGCGACATCTTCACCGCCATCGCGGCCATGCCGCACATCGCCGGCTATTGCTACACCCAGGTCACCGATACCGAGCAGGAAACGAACGGCTTGCTAACCGCCGCGCGTGAGCCCAAGCTGCCCTTGGAAACCCTGAGGGACATCACGACGCTCGCCGCAGCGTCGGTGCCGCACGAGCAGATCGACAGCGCCCGCAAGAAGGCGCGCGCCGCCGCCCAGGATGCTGAACCCATCCTCTGA
- a CDS encoding ArsR/SmtB family transcription factor, with amino-acid sequence MSRNFLVIDPEDGMEVLRGLASPIRIRMLKLLHVQGPLNGNDIAAKLDLPQSTVSTNLQILENAGLIRTEMQKARKGNQKICHSTFDEVLVMFKEDMKPLGNNSIEVAMPLGLYTSCEVSAPCGLCSADGIIGLLDVPDTFLDPGRMNAGLIWFTRGFVEYQFPNNAKLADSTVEVMEFSLELSSEVPGTSADWPSDITLSVNGTEIGTWMSTGDFGDKRGVYTPDWWKLKGSQYGKLKSWRVTQDGTYVDGMKISPVSLVDLDLAHHHSIRLRIAVKQDAKHPGGINIFGRGFGNYDQDIILRLQTA; translated from the coding sequence ATGAGCCGCAATTTTCTGGTCATCGATCCCGAGGACGGCATGGAGGTGCTCAGGGGTCTGGCTTCGCCTATTCGCATCCGCATGCTGAAGCTTTTGCATGTGCAGGGGCCGCTCAACGGCAATGACATCGCGGCCAAGCTCGACCTGCCGCAATCGACGGTTTCGACCAATCTGCAAATCCTCGAAAATGCCGGCCTGATCCGCACCGAGATGCAAAAGGCGCGCAAGGGCAACCAGAAGATTTGTCACTCGACCTTTGACGAGGTGCTGGTGATGTTCAAGGAGGACATGAAGCCGCTTGGCAATAACAGCATCGAAGTGGCCATGCCGCTCGGGCTTTACACCAGTTGCGAAGTGTCGGCGCCGTGCGGCCTTTGCTCGGCCGACGGCATTATCGGCTTGCTCGATGTGCCCGACACTTTTCTTGATCCAGGCCGCATGAATGCGGGGCTGATCTGGTTCACTCGCGGCTTTGTGGAATACCAATTTCCCAACAATGCCAAGCTTGCAGACAGCACAGTCGAGGTGATGGAGTTTTCGCTAGAGCTCAGCTCGGAAGTACCCGGCACGTCGGCCGACTGGCCCAGCGACATCACGCTTTCGGTCAATGGCACCGAGATCGGGACCTGGATGTCGACGGGCGATTTCGGCGACAAGCGCGGCGTCTACACGCCGGACTGGTGGAAGCTCAAGGGCAGCCAATATGGCAAGCTCAAGAGCTGGCGGGTGACGCAGGACGGCACCTATGTCGATGGCATGAAGATCTCGCCGGTGTCGCTGGTTGACCTCGACCTTGCCCATCACCACTCGATCCGCCTCCGCATTGCGGTCAAGCAAGATGCCAAGCATCCGGGCGGCATCAACATCTTCGGCCGCGGTTTCGGCAATTACGACCAGGACATCATCCTGCGCTTGCAAACCGCCTGA
- the arfA gene encoding arabinosylfuranosidase ArfA, producing the protein MKATVIANKDYTIAKIDDRVYGAFLEHLGRAVYEGIYEPDHPTADKDGMRGDVIELVKKLNVPVVRYPGGNFVSAYNWEDGIGPREDRPVRLDLAWHTSESNQVGIHEFADWCATVGTEMMLAVNLGSRGVDEARNFLEYVNHPGGSYWSDLRIKNGRKEPWNVKLWCLGNEMDGPWQVGHKTADEYGKLAANTARAMRMFDKSLELIACGSSNADMPSYPDWERIVLEHTYDHVDYISLHMYFANRDDNTPNFLGLAEKLDTYIETVAATIKQVKAKRKSKRDVYICFDEWNVWYHSNKKDREILDGNGGWPHAPGLLEDIYNFEDVLMVGLILNTFIRRSDVVKIACIAQLVNVIAPIMTEKGGPAWAQTIYFPYYFASVFGRGTALQLQVSSPGYETPHAKVLPFVDVSGVRNDDGTLSFFLVNRHTTDSIETELELQGFAGGTVIDHQVMTHPDLKAVNTAKDQEQVAPRKGEGATIADGKVSVTLPPYSYQMVRVRVG; encoded by the coding sequence GTGAAAGCGACGGTTATCGCGAACAAGGATTATACGATCGCCAAGATCGACGATCGTGTCTATGGGGCGTTCCTCGAGCATTTGGGCCGCGCCGTCTACGAAGGCATCTACGAGCCCGACCATCCGACTGCGGACAAGGACGGCATGCGCGGCGACGTGATCGAGCTGGTCAAAAAGCTCAACGTGCCCGTGGTGCGCTATCCCGGCGGCAATTTCGTTTCCGCCTATAACTGGGAAGACGGCATCGGCCCCCGCGAAGATCGCCCGGTTCGTCTCGACCTTGCCTGGCATACATCTGAAAGCAACCAGGTCGGCATTCACGAATTCGCCGATTGGTGTGCCACTGTCGGGACCGAGATGATGCTGGCCGTGAACCTTGGTTCACGCGGCGTCGACGAGGCCCGCAATTTCCTCGAATATGTCAACCATCCCGGCGGCTCCTATTGGAGCGACCTGCGCATCAAGAACGGGCGCAAGGAGCCGTGGAACGTAAAGCTCTGGTGTCTCGGCAACGAGATGGACGGTCCTTGGCAGGTTGGTCACAAGACCGCCGATGAATATGGCAAACTGGCCGCCAACACCGCGCGCGCCATGCGCATGTTCGACAAATCACTCGAACTGATCGCCTGCGGCTCTTCCAATGCCGACATGCCGAGCTATCCCGATTGGGAACGCATCGTGCTCGAGCACACCTATGACCATGTGGATTACATTTCGCTCCACATGTACTTCGCCAATCGCGACGACAACACGCCCAACTTCCTGGGTCTGGCCGAAAAGCTCGACACCTATATCGAGACCGTTGCCGCCACCATCAAGCAGGTCAAGGCCAAGCGCAAATCCAAGCGCGACGTTTATATCTGCTTTGACGAATGGAATGTCTGGTACCATTCCAACAAGAAGGATCGCGAGATCCTCGATGGCAATGGCGGCTGGCCGCATGCGCCGGGTCTGCTTGAAGACATCTACAATTTTGAAGACGTGTTGATGGTCGGCCTGATCCTCAACACCTTTATCCGCCGCTCGGATGTGGTGAAGATCGCCTGCATCGCCCAGCTCGTGAACGTGATTGCCCCGATCATGACCGAAAAGGGCGGCCCGGCCTGGGCGCAGACCATCTACTTCCCTTACTATTTCGCTTCGGTCTTCGGCCGCGGCACGGCGCTGCAGTTGCAGGTCAGTTCGCCCGGCTACGAGACGCCGCATGCGAAGGTTTTGCCCTTCGTTGACGTCTCCGGCGTGCGCAACGACGATGGCACGCTGAGCTTCTTCCTCGTCAACCGCCACACCACGGACAGCATCGAGACCGAACTCGAGCTCCAGGGTTTTGCCGGCGGCACGGTGATCGACCATCAGGTCATGACCCATCCGGACCTCAAGGCGGTCAACACCGCCAAGGACCAGGAGCAGGTCGCGCCGCGCAAGGGTGAAGGCGCAACGATCGCCGACGGCAAGGTCTCGGTCACCCTGCCCCCCTACTCCTACCAGATGGTGCGCGTTCGCGTCGGCTGA
- a CDS encoding mechanosensitive ion channel family protein, translating to MTRELVALHWNEWTLLQLALVGAAWLWAQPLGRWLERRLEEQARRIKGNPDLLRLAVTLIRRSRLLVFVVSLLVLRLVLLAADLPEATLAIVLLLSAAWLFLSVATRIIRNRTLARLVALIGWIYVALLVLDLTGPVFQALDYLAISIGEFRISALLLLRAGLVTAGVIWCAIFISHIIENRLKRSDDVSPSAKVLFSKLVRIGLVIGAGAFALSASGVDLTALTVVSGAIGVGIGFGLQKVVSNFISGIIILLDRSVKPGDTIAVGDTFGWIVDLRARFVSVMTRDGRKYLIPNEDFITKEVINWSYSDENVRVDVEFGVAYDSDPHQVTAIAIVAAQTVERVSSYKEPVCWLTGFSASSLDFKLRFWITDPRNGLTNVRGQVLMALWDAFKQANIEIPFPQSDIRFRTPLEIKRSPLPDDF from the coding sequence ATGACGCGCGAACTCGTTGCGCTGCACTGGAACGAATGGACCTTGCTGCAACTCGCGCTAGTGGGCGCTGCCTGGCTCTGGGCGCAGCCGCTGGGCCGCTGGCTGGAGCGGCGCCTTGAAGAACAGGCCCGCCGCATCAAAGGCAATCCGGACCTTCTGCGTCTCGCCGTGACGCTGATCCGCCGATCGCGTCTCCTGGTCTTTGTCGTAAGCCTGCTTGTCCTCAGGCTCGTGCTCCTGGCGGCCGACCTGCCCGAGGCGACGCTCGCCATCGTCCTGCTGCTGAGCGCAGCCTGGCTCTTTCTTTCGGTCGCCACGCGCATCATCCGCAACCGCACCCTTGCACGGCTCGTCGCGCTGATCGGCTGGATCTATGTGGCGTTGCTGGTTCTTGATCTCACCGGCCCGGTGTTCCAGGCGCTCGATTACCTCGCCATCAGCATCGGCGAATTCCGCATTTCGGCACTTCTGCTGCTGCGGGCCGGTCTCGTCACGGCTGGGGTGATCTGGTGCGCCATCTTCATCAGCCACATTATCGAGAACCGCCTCAAGCGCTCCGACGATGTCTCCCCTTCCGCCAAGGTGCTGTTTTCCAAGCTGGTGCGTATCGGCCTTGTGATCGGCGCAGGAGCCTTCGCCCTTTCGGCCAGTGGCGTCGACCTCACCGCCCTGACCGTGGTGTCCGGCGCCATCGGCGTTGGCATCGGCTTCGGTCTTCAGAAGGTCGTCTCCAATTTCATTTCCGGCATCATCATCCTGCTCGACCGCTCGGTGAAGCCAGGCGATACGATCGCGGTGGGAGACACCTTTGGCTGGATCGTCGATCTGCGTGCGCGCTTTGTTTCGGTGATGACACGCGATGGCCGCAAATACCTCATCCCGAACGAGGACTTCATCACCAAGGAGGTGATCAACTGGTCCTATTCGGACGAAAATGTGCGCGTCGATGTGGAGTTCGGCGTCGCTTATGACAGCGATCCGCACCAGGTTACCGCCATTGCCATTGTCGCGGCACAAACGGTGGAGCGGGTCAGCAGCTACAAGGAGCCGGTGTGCTGGCTCACCGGGTTCAGCGCCTCGTCGCTGGATTTCAAGCTGCGCTTCTGGATCACCGATCCGCGCAATGGCCTTACCAATGTGCGCGGCCAGGTGTTGATGGCGCTCTGGGACGCCTTCAAGCAAGCCAATATCGAAATCCCATTCCCGCAATCCGATATTCGCTTCCGCACGCCGCTCGAGATCAAGCGGTCGCCTCTGCCGGACGATTTCTAG
- a CDS encoding NAD(P)H-hydrate dehydratase encodes MDQITAEFLRANPLPLPQGEVDKDARGRVVVVGGHREVPGAVLLAGESALRSGAGKVQIGTVASAAMGLALAIPEARVTGLSETESGDIGAENSARIRTMIQEEDAVLLGPGMLDADNARSLFSKLLETLDNQSLVFDAAALTGLRDQTGLLRKFAGRSIMTPHAGEMASFLDIDRDTVMADPLGAAHRAAEATGMVVVMKGSVTHIVDPSGHIALCQEGNVGLATSGSGDTLAGIIIGLLARGASPLLAAQWGVFLHAAAGDQLMQKRGLLGYLAREIPTEIPALMQDLGA; translated from the coding sequence ATGGACCAGATCACGGCGGAGTTCTTGCGCGCCAATCCTCTGCCGCTGCCTCAAGGCGAGGTCGACAAGGATGCGCGAGGCCGCGTGGTCGTGGTGGGCGGCCATCGGGAAGTTCCGGGTGCCGTCTTGCTGGCCGGCGAGTCCGCGCTACGGTCCGGTGCCGGCAAGGTGCAGATCGGGACGGTCGCCAGTGCTGCCATGGGACTGGCATTGGCCATCCCCGAGGCGCGCGTGACGGGCCTGTCCGAGACCGAGAGTGGCGATATCGGCGCCGAAAACAGCGCGCGCATCCGCACGATGATCCAGGAAGAGGACGCCGTGCTGCTCGGTCCCGGCATGCTGGATGCCGACAACGCAAGGTCCCTGTTCTCCAAACTTCTCGAAACCCTCGATAACCAGAGCCTGGTTTTCGATGCCGCGGCGTTGACCGGCCTTCGAGATCAAACCGGCCTGCTGCGCAAGTTCGCCGGCCGCTCGATCATGACGCCTCATGCCGGCGAAATGGCAAGCTTCCTCGATATCGACCGCGACACCGTCATGGCCGACCCCCTGGGCGCCGCGCATCGCGCCGCCGAGGCTACCGGCATGGTCGTGGTGATGAAGGGCAGCGTCACCCATATCGTCGATCCATCGGGCCATATTGCACTCTGCCAGGAGGGCAATGTCGGACTTGCCACTTCCGGCTCCGGCGACACCCTGGCCGGCATCATCATCGGCCTTCTGGCGCGCGGTGCATCCCCGCTCCTTGCGGCCCAATGGGGCGTCTTCCTCCACGCCGCAGCCGGAGACCAGCTCATGCAGAAGCGTGGATTGTTGGGCTATCTGGCTCGCGAAATCCCTACGGAAATACCCGCACTGATGCAGGACCTCGGCGCCTAG
- a CDS encoding histidine phosphatase family protein: MRNQWPRRLWIIRHGESMGNVARQAAMDAGLAEINIDHRDIDVPLSPLGEEQATALGKWFARHKQDGVPQVVLASPYERAHQTAELISQHGGFADAEFYLDERLREKEFGVLDRLTALGIQERYPDQVRFRTELGKFYHRPPAGESWCDVVLRLRSLLDTVGLHHAGEDVMIVAHQVVVLCLRYVIERMSEEQILAIDREGDVANCSITEYRLQEGGRRGGDLVLERYNFVAPLEEQGAEVTAEPTLVGTKL; encoded by the coding sequence ATGCGCAATCAGTGGCCGCGCCGGCTCTGGATCATCCGCCACGGCGAAAGCATGGGCAATGTCGCGCGCCAGGCCGCCATGGATGCCGGCCTTGCCGAGATCAACATCGATCACCGCGATATCGATGTTCCCTTGAGCCCGCTCGGCGAAGAGCAGGCGACCGCCCTCGGCAAATGGTTTGCTCGTCACAAGCAAGATGGCGTTCCGCAGGTCGTGCTGGCCTCGCCTTATGAAAGGGCGCATCAAACAGCGGAGCTGATCAGCCAGCATGGCGGCTTTGCCGATGCCGAGTTCTACCTCGACGAGCGCCTGCGCGAAAAAGAATTCGGCGTGCTCGACCGGCTGACCGCCCTCGGCATCCAGGAACGCTATCCCGACCAGGTCCGCTTCCGCACCGAACTGGGCAAGTTCTACCATCGCCCGCCAGCCGGCGAGAGTTGGTGCGACGTGGTCTTGCGCCTGCGCAGCCTCCTCGACACCGTCGGCCTCCACCATGCCGGCGAAGACGTGATGATCGTCGCCCATCAGGTGGTCGTCCTCTGCCTCCGCTACGTCATCGAGCGCATGAGCGAGGAACAGATCCTCGCCATCGACCGGGAAGGCGATGTCGCCAATTGCTCGATTACCGAGTACCGGCTCCAGGAGGGTGGCAGACGCGGCGGCGATCTGGTGCTCGAGCGCTACAATTTCGTCGCGCCGCTTGAAGAGCAGGGCGCCGAGGTAACTGCTGAACCCACCCTTGTGGGAACAAAGCTCTGA
- a CDS encoding YihY/virulence factor BrkB family protein has protein sequence MADQQRTSDSARGRQADGPQQIPPAGWKDVLLRTYREINDDRVTLIAAAVTYYLLLSLFPTITAFVSIYGLFADPATVAEHINLLSAVVPEGGMAIVNEQLTKLTSTGGSTLGIALLISVAIALWSASSGVKTMFEAMNVAYDERESRNFFKLNATALLFTFGGIVGAMLMIAAAVVVPAILGFIGLGEGFEWLLRIGSYVLLAVVLMLGLAALYRFGPSRQKAKWRWVSPGAALATVIILVVSLLFSWYAANFGNYDATYGSLGGLIALLTWIWISVTAIIIGAELNSEAEKQTRRDSTAGADSPLGQRDATAADTVGEEAGENHGDDDLAGKSAEWVAGFNAAKSRFKPERRHSLGAMAAALPLSIALGAVRRRDRK, from the coding sequence ATGGCGGATCAGCAACGAACCAGTGACAGCGCGCGCGGCCGGCAGGCCGATGGACCTCAGCAGATTCCGCCAGCGGGCTGGAAAGATGTGCTGCTGCGCACCTATCGCGAAATCAACGATGATCGGGTCACGCTGATTGCAGCAGCAGTGACCTATTACCTGCTGCTCTCGCTGTTCCCCACCATCACGGCCTTCGTCTCGATCTATGGCCTCTTTGCCGATCCGGCGACCGTTGCCGAACACATCAACCTGCTCTCAGCGGTTGTGCCCGAAGGCGGCATGGCGATTGTTAACGAACAGCTGACCAAGCTGACCAGTACGGGCGGCAGCACGCTGGGCATCGCGCTCTTGATCTCCGTCGCGATAGCGCTTTGGAGCGCCAGCTCCGGCGTCAAGACCATGTTCGAGGCGATGAATGTTGCCTATGACGAGCGCGAAAGCCGCAACTTCTTCAAGCTCAACGCCACGGCCTTATTGTTCACCTTCGGCGGCATTGTCGGCGCCATGCTGATGATCGCCGCAGCGGTAGTGGTCCCGGCCATTCTCGGCTTCATCGGCCTCGGTGAAGGCTTTGAGTGGCTCCTCCGCATCGGCTCCTATGTGCTGCTCGCCGTCGTGCTGATGCTGGGTCTCGCTGCCCTTTATCGCTTCGGTCCGAGCCGGCAGAAGGCCAAGTGGCGCTGGGTGTCTCCGGGTGCTGCGCTGGCCACGGTCATCATTCTGGTCGTTTCGCTGCTCTTCTCCTGGTACGCCGCCAATTTCGGCAATTACGACGCGACCTATGGATCGCTGGGCGGCCTGATTGCACTCCTCACCTGGATTTGGATCAGCGTCACCGCCATCATCATCGGCGCTGAACTCAATTCCGAAGCTGAAAAGCAGACTCGTCGCGACTCCACCGCTGGCGCAGACTCGCCCCTTGGGCAGCGCGACGCCACCGCAGCCGACACCGTCGGAGAAGAGGCTGGAGAAAACCATGGCGACGACGACCTTGCCGGCAAGAGCGCCGAATGGGTCGCCGGCTTCAATGCAGCCAAGTCCAGGTTCAAACCGGAGCGCCGCCATTCGCTCGGAGCCATGGCCGCAGCGCTGCCTCTGTCCATAGCTTTGGGCGCCGTTCGCCGCCGCGATCGCAAGTGA
- a CDS encoding ferritin-like domain-containing protein, whose amino-acid sequence MTTTQDIFVDGLRNAHAMENQALSIMKPQLSRIENYPEVRQMLERHIAETEGQIQRLEQVLDDLGESKSALKDFGLSVAGTMASLGHTVAPDEIVKNSFANFAFENFEIAAYKSLIALATQSNNTRAVELLEMNLDEELAMADWLDQNIEAVTLQYAALREAGEQAKR is encoded by the coding sequence ATGACGACCACGCAGGACATCTTCGTCGACGGCCTTCGCAACGCGCACGCCATGGAAAATCAGGCGCTTTCGATCATGAAGCCGCAGCTGAGCCGCATCGAAAACTATCCTGAGGTGCGGCAGATGCTGGAGCGCCACATCGCCGAAACCGAGGGACAGATCCAGCGGCTCGAGCAGGTCTTGGACGACCTGGGTGAAAGCAAATCCGCGCTCAAGGATTTTGGTCTTTCCGTCGCCGGTACCATGGCGAGCCTCGGCCATACCGTTGCGCCCGACGAAATCGTCAAGAACAGCTTTGCCAACTTCGCCTTCGAGAACTTCGAGATCGCGGCCTACAAGTCGCTGATCGCGCTTGCGACCCAAAGCAACAACACGCGCGCCGTCGAACTGCTTGAAATGAACCTCGATGAGGAACTGGCGATGGCCGACTGGCTCGACCAGAACATCGAAGCCGTGACCCTTCAATATGCCGCCCTGCGCGAAGCGGGCGAGCAAGCCAAGCGCTAG